Proteins found in one Diorhabda carinulata isolate Delta chromosome 11, icDioCari1.1, whole genome shotgun sequence genomic segment:
- the LOC130899592 gene encoding 2-hydroxyacyl-CoA lyase 1: MGDVDGNTVLAQSLKKQGINYVFGIIGYPVIELSMALQMAEIHYVGMRNEQAACYAAQAIGYLTGNPGAVLVVSGPGLLHTFGGLANAQINCWPVLVLGGSAPQDHEGIGGFQECNQVELARPYCKYSARPPSIPLIPLHVEKAVRLCKTGRPGAAYLDFPANILSGKVSETQVPDQYGPMEIPQIFPDPAQIEKAISVLTQAKNPLVIVGKGAAYSRAEKEVRDLVELANVPFLATPMGKGVVPDTSPKFVGSARSTALQQADVILLLGARLNWILHFGRPPRFSPKVKIIQIDLNAEELHNSVQAEVAIQSDIKNALTTLNEELKRRGFKYNNNSDWWNLLRKKCQDNQRSVKAMCADESVPLNYYTVFHNLFINLPDDCIIVSEGANTMDIGRTMLLNNKPRHRLDAGTFGTMGVGPGFAIAAAFYCRHNHPNKRVVCVEGDSAFGFSGMEIETMVRYKLPIIIVIVNNSGIYSGMESSVLNEIRSSVGIEDIAKVSPPGCLTSVTRYDNMMNLFGRTGFFVNTVPELHAAVKEAFKIVDGPTIINVIIDTTADRRPQAFHWLTESKL; the protein is encoded by the exons ATGGGAGACGTCGATGGAAATACTGTTTTAGCACAATCACTTAAAAAACAA GGAATTAATTATGTTTTTGGAATCATCGGATATCCAGTTATTGAACTAAGTATGGCACTACAAATGGCAGAAATTCATTATGTGGGTATGAGAAATGAACAAGCAGCTTGTTATGCTGCCCAAGCTATAGGTTACTTAACTGGGAACCCAGGAGCAGTTTTAGTAGTTTCAGGACCGGGATTGCTGCATACTTTTGGAGGATTGGCAAATGCTCAAATAAATTGCTGGCCGGTTCTGGTACTAGGTGGATCTGCACCTCAGGATCATGAAGGAATCGGTGGTTTCCAGGAATGTAATCAG GTAGAATTAGCAAGACCATATTGCAAATATTCAGCGCGTCCACCAAGTATACCTTTAATACCTCTCCATGTAGAAAAAGCTGTCAGATTATGTAAAACAGGACGACCCGGTGCAGCTTACCTTGATTTTCCAGCTAACATCTTATCAG gtAAAGTATCTGAAACACAAGTACCAGATCAATATGGACCTATGGAAATCCCTCAGATATTCCCTGATCCGGCACAAATTGAAAAAGCGATATCTGTTCTAACTCAAGCAAAGAATCCCTTGGTAATCGTTGGGAAAGGTGCCGCTTATTCTAGAGCCGAAAAAGAAGTGAGAGATTTAGTCGAATTAGCAAATGTTCCATTTTTAGCAACTCCGATGGGAAAAGGTGTCGTACCTGATACATCACCAAAATTTGTAGGATCAGCCAG ATCAACTGCTTTACAACAAGCTGATGTTATACTTTTACTAGGAGCTAGATTAAATTGGATTTTACATTTCGGCAGACCCCCAAGGTTTTCACCTAAAGTCAAAATAATTCAGATAGACTTAAATGCTGAAGAATTGCACAACAGTGTACAAGCTGAAGTAGCCATACAGAGTGATATAAAAAATGCGTTAACTACCTTAAACGAAGAATTAAAAAGAAGGGGAttcaaatataacaataacaGTGATTGGTGGAATTTACTGAGAAAAAAGTGCCAAGACAATCAAAGATCCGTAAAG gcTATGTGTGCAGATGAATCCGTACCGTTGAATTATTATACAGTATTTCAcaatttattcatcaatttacCAGATGACTGCATTATTGTAAGTGAAGGAGCCAACACGATGGATATAGGAAGGACTatgttattaaataacaaaCCTAGACACCGTTTAGATGCAGGAACGTTTGGCACAATGGGA GTAGGTCCTGGGTTTGCTATAGCTGCAGCATTTTATTGTAGACACAACCATCCGAATAAGAGAGTTGTATGCGTAGAAGGAGACTCAGCTTTTGGTTTTTCGGGTATGGAAATTGAAACCATGGTTAGATATAAACTACCAATAATAATCGTTATTGTCAACAATTCCGGTATCTATTCCGGAATGGAATCTAGTGTATTGAATGAAATTAGAAGTAGTGTAGGCATCGAAGATATTGCCAAAGT ttcaCCACCTGGTTGTCTTACAAGTGTGACTCGATATGATAACATGATGAACTTATTTGGAAGAACCGGATTTTTTGTCAATACAGTACCAGAACTCCATGCTGCTGTCAAAGAAGCTTTTAAAATCGTTGATGGACCTacaataataaatgttattatcGATACAACAGCTGATAGAAGACCCCAAGCATTTCATTGGCTTACTgaatcaaaattgtaa